One Calditerrivibrio sp. DNA window includes the following coding sequences:
- a CDS encoding DHA2 family efflux MFS transporter permease subunit codes for MVNNLNHEEPLYKQIPLVGRLLITFVVMTGTFMAILDTTIVDVVVPKMMAPLNTDLYGIQWVITAYMMAAATALLLVESLDKILGLKKLFLTGIIVFTISSAFCGLAEDLPMMIVSRVVQGIGEAFIVASAQTIMFSIFPPEKKGVAMGIYGMGVSFAPALGPTLGGWLTEHMSWRAIFYVNLPVGAMVIILGMLLLPKFKTEHVTFRFNFISYTLLSIFTISLLIMLSKGQQKGWWQSDYIWILLIISLGALILYAISELASKHPLIDFSIFKIPHYRYAMMIYFFTLGFSIYQIFYLIPLYYENLKHYTTLQTGLHMLSFAIFIGFTSPIAGILSDKIGEKNILLVNAFLYITTSVFLIPNLNYYTPSVQTMILTIPLGFSLGSFFAPITTLAMRTLGPKTSLGVGLMHYIRFMGGSFGTAIATNTLQSKFNYHFEEISLMQNNQHIYNYIATVKKYLENIFPSSIAEIKAGLLIAKTQTTMALSHAFQDVFRHAGYFGIFGLSFLIFIFIADLKSKKTY; via the coding sequence ATGGTTAACAACTTAAACCACGAAGAACCTCTCTACAAACAGATACCTCTTGTGGGAAGGTTACTCATAACCTTTGTTGTGATGACTGGTACTTTTATGGCGATTCTCGATACTACTATAGTTGATGTTGTTGTACCAAAGATGATGGCCCCTCTTAACACAGATCTTTATGGTATTCAATGGGTCATAACCGCATACATGATGGCAGCAGCTACTGCATTACTCTTAGTGGAATCGCTGGATAAAATACTGGGGCTAAAAAAACTTTTTTTAACAGGTATCATAGTTTTTACCATCTCAAGTGCTTTCTGTGGCTTAGCAGAAGATCTTCCCATGATGATAGTCTCAAGGGTAGTTCAGGGGATTGGTGAAGCTTTTATAGTAGCTTCAGCCCAAACAATTATGTTTTCCATATTCCCCCCTGAAAAAAAAGGGGTAGCAATGGGTATTTATGGTATGGGCGTAAGTTTCGCCCCTGCATTAGGGCCAACTCTTGGGGGGTGGTTAACAGAACACATGAGTTGGAGAGCAATTTTTTATGTAAATTTGCCAGTTGGAGCGATGGTGATTATTTTAGGGATGTTGTTGCTACCTAAGTTTAAAACGGAACATGTAACTTTTAGATTCAATTTTATAAGTTACACCCTATTATCGATATTCACCATTTCACTTCTTATAATGCTATCAAAAGGTCAACAAAAGGGTTGGTGGCAATCGGATTATATATGGATACTTTTAATAATCTCTCTCGGGGCTTTAATACTTTATGCCATTTCGGAGCTTGCTTCAAAACACCCCCTTATAGACTTTTCTATATTCAAAATCCCCCATTATCGATACGCAATGATGATTTACTTTTTCACTTTGGGATTTTCCATCTATCAGATTTTTTATCTCATCCCATTATATTATGAAAACCTCAAACACTATACAACACTTCAGACTGGTTTACACATGCTGTCCTTTGCCATTTTTATAGGATTTACCTCACCTATAGCTGGTATTTTGTCTGATAAAATCGGTGAAAAAAATATACTTCTGGTAAATGCTTTTTTATACATCACCACATCTGTCTTTCTAATACCCAACTTAAACTACTACACCCCTTCCGTTCAAACAATGATTCTCACAATACCTTTAGGTTTTTCGTTGGGATCCTTTTTTGCACCTATCACAACCCTTGCCATGAGGACATTGGGTCCTAAAACAAGTCTTGGTGTTGGTCTTATGCACTATATCAGATTTATGGGGGGCTCCTTCGGAACAGCCATAGCTACCAATACACTCCAATCCAAATTTAATTATCACTTTGAAGAGATCTCTCTAATGCAAAACAACCAACATATCTATAACTACATAGCAACTGTCAAAAAATATTTGGAAAACATCTTCCCATCATCTATAGCAGAAATAAAAGCAGGTCTTTTGATAGCTAAAACTCAAACAACAATGGCATTGAGCCATGCTTTTCAAGATGTCTTCAGACATGCTGGATATTTTGGTATTTTTGGGTTATCTTTTTTGATTTTTATTTTTATCGCTGATTTAAAAAGTAAAAAAACTTATTGA
- a CDS encoding HlyD family secretion protein, producing MGKKIKIALILLIIGFIAFAALSFWWLKMRLEYASTDAVFIKSDTISNVGFKRVSGKIIKLNYKEGDRVKKGDILAIIDDSDYRIKAEQLRFEIQSLENQAKSLDDKKKKVYSDQTASANIQKDKINVLKIELSSLNKSIEELEIQIKQSEKDAERYKTLFEKNAIPRKNYEDVSNQLEILYKKRDSLKLKTESVKKQIDIAEKEVGLIENNRFTIAEVDKNKQSIQEKINSLKKQLEDVENLIADCRLLAPFDGVIGMKYADVGSVVSSGNFVYSIVSDKDLYGYVLLEEGKIKGVDVGDKAYLTVDAYPKEQFEGEVEAILPASAATYALVPRDISAGEFTKVSQRIPIRIKITKGKKELLKVGMGGEIRIKR from the coding sequence ATGGGTAAAAAAATAAAGATAGCCCTAATATTACTAATTATTGGTTTTATAGCGTTTGCTGCTCTATCCTTTTGGTGGTTAAAAATGAGACTCGAGTACGCCTCCACAGATGCCGTTTTCATAAAATCTGACACAATTTCAAATGTTGGTTTTAAAAGAGTCTCAGGTAAAATCATAAAGCTCAACTACAAAGAGGGTGATCGGGTAAAAAAGGGTGATATACTGGCGATCATAGATGACAGTGACTACAGGATCAAAGCAGAACAACTAAGGTTTGAAATTCAATCATTAGAAAACCAGGCAAAATCTTTAGACGATAAAAAGAAAAAGGTTTATAGTGATCAAACAGCATCAGCAAATATCCAAAAAGATAAAATAAATGTCCTAAAAATAGAGCTTTCTTCACTGAATAAATCAATAGAAGAGCTTGAGATTCAGATAAAGCAATCAGAAAAGGATGCAGAACGATATAAAACACTTTTCGAAAAAAATGCTATACCAAGAAAAAACTATGAAGATGTAAGCAACCAACTTGAGATATTATACAAAAAAAGAGACTCCTTAAAATTGAAAACTGAAAGTGTAAAAAAACAGATAGATATAGCAGAAAAAGAGGTAGGACTAATCGAAAACAATAGATTTACCATAGCAGAGGTAGATAAAAACAAACAATCAATTCAAGAAAAGATAAATAGCCTAAAAAAACAACTCGAAGATGTAGAAAACCTTATTGCAGACTGCAGGCTTTTAGCCCCTTTTGATGGTGTGATAGGGATGAAATATGCTGATGTTGGTTCAGTAGTTTCCAGCGGAAATTTTGTTTACTCTATTGTAAGTGACAAAGATCTTTACGGTTATGTACTTTTAGAAGAGGGTAAGATAAAAGGTGTAGATGTAGGGGATAAAGCATACTTAACAGTAGATGCATACCCAAAGGAACAGTTTGAAGGAGAGGTGGAAGCAATACTACCAGCCTCTGCAGCCACCTACGCTCTGGTACCCCGTGATATTTCTGCTGGGGAGTTTACAAAGGTCTCCCAGAGAATTCCAATAAGGATAAAAATTACTAAGGGGAAAAAAGAGCTACTAAAAGTCGGTATGGGTGGAGAAATAAGAATTAAAAGATAA
- a CDS encoding FAD-binding protein translates to MLPQNIIKKFQEIISNKGHIYTEEDQLACYSYDAYAETPSMPDIVVKPSDYEQIQKIILLCNENNIPIITRGAGTNLSGGTTPTRGGCVLLMTGFNKIIEINENDLYAVVQSGVVTATLAKKVEEKGLFYPPDPGSMNISTLGGNVAENAGGLRGLKYGVTKDYVMGIDFFDAEGNYVKGGGKTVKLVTGFNLQGLMISSEGLLGIMTEITLKLIPKPKASKSMLVLFNDVIRACEMVSIIIASKIVPATLEFLDSFTIKTVEEATKIGLPTETGALLLIEVDGHEGQVEEEFEQISKIAQLMGGVLKVATNLEEKNKIWEARRKALSSLARLKPTLILEDATVPRSKIPEMMKAIQQITQKYNLTIGTFGHAGDGNLHPTILTDRRDKEEMQRVERAVDEIFEAALNLGGTLSGEHGIGTAKAKYMEKELGKGTIIFMKKLKQGVDPKNILNPNKMGL, encoded by the coding sequence ATGCTGCCCCAAAACATTATAAAAAAATTTCAAGAAATAATATCGAACAAAGGCCATATTTACACTGAAGAAGACCAACTTGCCTGCTATAGTTACGATGCTTACGCAGAGACTCCTTCCATGCCAGATATAGTGGTCAAACCATCAGACTATGAACAGATCCAAAAAATCATATTACTATGCAATGAAAACAACATACCGATCATTACTCGTGGGGCTGGCACTAATCTGAGCGGAGGAACAACCCCCACGAGAGGTGGCTGTGTTTTACTAATGACCGGATTTAACAAAATCATAGAAATTAATGAAAACGATCTCTATGCAGTTGTTCAGTCTGGTGTAGTAACTGCAACCCTGGCCAAAAAAGTAGAAGAAAAAGGTCTTTTTTATCCACCTGATCCAGGTAGTATGAATATATCCACATTAGGTGGAAATGTCGCAGAAAATGCTGGAGGTTTAAGGGGGCTAAAATACGGTGTAACAAAAGACTACGTTATGGGTATAGATTTTTTTGATGCAGAAGGTAACTATGTAAAAGGTGGTGGCAAAACTGTAAAACTCGTAACAGGCTTTAATCTACAGGGGCTCATGATATCATCAGAAGGTCTCTTAGGAATTATGACAGAGATTACCCTAAAACTTATACCAAAGCCAAAAGCGTCTAAATCCATGCTGGTTTTATTTAATGATGTGATACGTGCATGTGAAATGGTATCCATAATAATAGCATCAAAGATTGTTCCAGCAACTCTTGAATTTTTGGATAGCTTCACAATAAAAACGGTAGAGGAAGCTACAAAAATCGGTTTACCCACTGAGACCGGAGCCCTCCTACTAATAGAGGTGGATGGACATGAAGGACAGGTGGAAGAAGAATTTGAACAGATCTCGAAAATAGCTCAACTTATGGGTGGTGTTCTAAAAGTAGCTACCAACTTAGAGGAAAAAAACAAGATTTGGGAAGCAAGAAGAAAAGCTCTTAGTAGCTTAGCCCGCCTAAAACCCACACTAATTTTAGAGGATGCCACGGTCCCTCGAAGCAAAATCCCTGAAATGATGAAGGCAATTCAACAAATTACACAAAAATATAACCTTACAATAGGAACATTTGGTCATGCTGGCGATGGAAACCTACACCCAACTATACTCACAGACAGAAGAGATAAAGAAGAGATGCAAAGGGTAGAAAGAGCTGTTGATGAAATTTTTGAGGCTGCACTGAACCTCGGAGGAACATTGAGTGGTGAACATGGTATAGGTACAGCAAAAGCAAAATATATGGAAAAAGAGCTCGGGAAAGGAACAATAATTTTCATGAAAAAACTCAAACAAGGTGTGGATCCAAAAAATATTTTAAATCCGAATAAAATGGGACTTTAA
- a CDS encoding DUF190 domain-containing protein, producing MISKANKLIGEQKLVRIFVGESDKYDGEPLYKYLVKMARSLGVAGATVFRGIYGYGASSVIHSASVLTLSEDLPIVVEIVDSEENIDRFLNAIDGVIEHGLITIEKATVIKYF from the coding sequence ATGATATCTAAAGCAAATAAGCTCATAGGCGAACAGAAATTGGTAAGAATTTTTGTGGGGGAAAGTGATAAATATGATGGTGAACCTCTTTATAAATATTTGGTAAAGATGGCTAGAAGTTTGGGAGTGGCTGGTGCTACTGTGTTCAGGGGGATATATGGTTATGGTGCGAGTTCTGTAATCCATAGTGCTTCTGTGCTTACCCTCTCTGAAGATTTGCCCATAGTTGTGGAGATAGTAGATTCAGAAGAAAATATTGATCGTTTTTTAAATGCCATTGATGGTGTTATCGAACATGGCCTTATTACTATAGAAAAAGCTACGGTAATAAAATATTTTTAG
- a CDS encoding TolC family protein: MKKSLLFILFPTLVFSAELTIENAIKLGLKENLSIKAKEHQIKSTLWTFEAAKSDNFPSIVADYTYTKMDEKKQLSLNTLGGTMKVTQVEETYNTLNLGIQYNFYTGGLVTALVDIAKKNVEKSQHDHTELSNEIRYQIQNAYINILELYAIRQLYEKEIESLRAHQKDVELLHHQGLAAKIDILHTSVKVKEVEKKIFEINNNIKIAKLNLRMLLGQEPDDNFDVLEIDRDFLNTQIDETKIIEQAYSNRAILKSLKADLENLKKTLEIEKSAYMPKAFIYGGYNYTDSNEAISPKGGFLLQAGLKFKLDWDKPSNLLKGKKEEIYAFENKLKEVKYRIKIAVQKSIEDFYTAIKTYDLANQQLKEADEYFRVMNLKYKNGLASNTDLLDAEAMLTAARISTKKAYYDIARAFYKIEFESASEVK; this comes from the coding sequence ATGAAAAAGTCTTTGCTATTCATACTATTTCCCACATTAGTCTTTTCTGCAGAGCTTACCATAGAAAACGCCATAAAATTAGGTTTAAAGGAAAACCTCTCCATTAAAGCCAAAGAACACCAGATAAAAAGTACATTATGGACTTTTGAAGCAGCCAAATCGGATAATTTCCCCTCCATTGTTGCAGATTACACTTACACAAAAATGGACGAAAAAAAACAGCTCTCCTTAAATACTCTTGGTGGAACAATGAAGGTTACCCAAGTGGAAGAAACCTACAATACGCTAAATTTAGGAATACAATACAATTTTTATACAGGAGGACTGGTTACTGCATTGGTGGATATAGCAAAGAAAAATGTGGAAAAGTCCCAACACGATCACACTGAACTATCAAACGAGATACGTTATCAAATACAAAATGCCTACATAAATATACTTGAGCTATACGCCATCAGGCAGCTGTATGAAAAAGAGATAGAATCCCTCAGGGCCCATCAAAAGGACGTAGAATTGTTACATCATCAGGGTTTGGCAGCAAAAATCGATATTTTACATACCTCTGTAAAAGTAAAAGAGGTAGAAAAAAAGATCTTTGAAATAAACAACAACATAAAAATCGCCAAGCTAAACCTTAGAATGCTGTTAGGACAAGAACCAGATGATAACTTTGATGTTTTAGAAATAGATCGAGATTTTTTAAACACCCAGATCGATGAAACAAAGATTATAGAACAAGCTTACTCCAACAGAGCTATATTAAAGTCCCTCAAAGCAGATCTCGAAAACCTAAAAAAAACCTTGGAAATAGAAAAAAGTGCTTACATGCCCAAAGCCTTTATTTACGGGGGTTATAACTACACAGACTCCAATGAGGCAATCTCACCAAAAGGTGGCTTCTTGCTTCAGGCTGGACTAAAGTTCAAACTGGATTGGGATAAACCCTCAAATCTGTTAAAAGGGAAAAAAGAGGAGATATATGCCTTTGAAAATAAGTTAAAAGAAGTTAAGTATAGAATAAAAATAGCTGTACAAAAAAGTATAGAGGATTTCTATACAGCGATTAAAACCTATGACCTGGCAAACCAGCAGTTAAAGGAAGCAGATGAATATTTCAGAGTCATGAATCTCAAATACAAAAACGGCTTAGCTTCCAATACAGACTTACTTGATGCAGAAGCAATGCTCACAGCTGCAAGAATCTCCACTAAAAAAGCTTATTACGATATAGCACGAGCTTTTTATAAAATAGAATTTGAATCAGCTTCGGAGGTAAAATAA
- a CDS encoding TetR/AcrR family transcriptional regulator: MTKNLYPDKKRLLMDAALDVFSEKGFWSTKISDIVQKADLAQGTFYLYFKNKEHLFKEMLLSLHYEFSEDLDSIFSEPQKNLCSILAKKMIINFFERKKIIKVFLYEVLSLGAEFSDLYYFFRENSLKYFEKAVKIDYPSLNESTVKKKAFILGALLKAILDFYILREEKSFEEVIDIFLEYMQEVLSK; the protein is encoded by the coding sequence ATGACAAAAAACCTATACCCAGATAAAAAAAGATTACTCATGGATGCAGCCTTAGATGTTTTTTCAGAAAAAGGTTTTTGGTCCACCAAAATATCTGATATCGTTCAAAAAGCAGATTTAGCACAAGGCACATTCTATCTTTACTTTAAAAACAAAGAGCACCTTTTTAAGGAGATGCTTTTATCTCTACATTACGAGTTTTCAGAAGATCTGGACAGTATCTTTAGTGAGCCTCAGAAAAATCTATGTTCCATACTTGCCAAGAAAATGATCATAAACTTTTTTGAAAGAAAAAAGATTATAAAGGTATTCCTTTACGAAGTTTTGAGTTTAGGTGCTGAATTCTCAGATTTGTACTACTTTTTCAGGGAAAATAGCCTAAAATATTTTGAAAAGGCTGTCAAAATAGACTACCCTTCATTAAACGAATCCACAGTAAAGAAAAAAGCATTCATATTAGGAGCTTTACTAAAAGCAATACTCGATTTTTATATCCTCAGAGAAGAAAAGTCTTTTGAAGAGGTCATAGATATTTTTTTAGAATATATGCAAGAGGTGCTCAGCAAATGA
- a CDS encoding UpxY family transcription antiterminator, with translation MNWYCVYVKSRHEFKVRERLLNNNFEAYLPTVRKIRKWKDRKKIIDFPLFPGYLFLYMNDDKESIIKVLKTPGVVKFIKDEQNHPAPLSENDIANIKRLVGSNQEIDSYPYLKEGQKVRITDGPLKGMIGLLSKKEDITYFIVTIELLKRSISVKIDPSNIEAYDGH, from the coding sequence ATGAATTGGTACTGTGTATACGTAAAATCCAGACATGAATTTAAAGTGCGAGAGAGACTCCTTAATAACAACTTCGAAGCCTATTTACCTACAGTCAGAAAAATCAGAAAGTGGAAAGACAGAAAGAAGATCATCGATTTTCCCCTCTTTCCTGGTTACCTTTTCCTATATATGAATGATGATAAAGAGTCCATAATAAAAGTTTTAAAAACACCTGGTGTCGTGAAATTTATTAAAGATGAACAAAACCACCCAGCACCTTTGAGTGAAAATGATATTGCAAATATAAAAAGATTAGTTGGTAGTAACCAGGAGATAGATAGTTATCCGTATTTAAAAGAAGGGCAAAAGGTCAGAATAACTGATGGACCACTAAAAGGGATGATAGGTTTACTTTCAAAAAAAGAAGATATTACATATTTTATAGTAACCATAGAGCTTTTAAAAAGGAGTATTAGTGTAAAAATAGATCCATCAAATATAGAAGCATACGATGGTCATTGA
- the argH gene encoding argininosuccinate lyase: MAKEKLWGGRFNLTTDKLAEEFNASIHFDKNLYPYDIEGSIAHCRMLAKQGIITKEESDQIINGLKIIKEEIENGQFVFKTEDEDIHMAVEKRLKELIGSPAGKLHTARSRNDQVATDFRLFLRSNIDEIQKSLKQLMSTIITKAESHLEVIMPGYTHLQTAQPILFSHWIMAYFHMLLRDFQRFDDCKKRLNYSPLGSGALAGTTFNIDRFFTAKELGFEAPTENSIDSVSDRDFALEFLSAASICQMHLSRWAEELIIFSSSEFKFIEFSDDFCTGSSIMPQKKNPDMVELIRGKTGRIYGNLISLLTTMKGLPLAYNKDMQEDKEPVFDAVNTLLTSLKIFAPMISKMKINSEKMYRSAQLGYATATDYADYLVTKGIPFREAHHIVGKTVAYAISQEKDLSELTLGEFKQFTDVVDEGVFEVVTVESCISKRKSYGGTAKESVQLQIDNAKKILTSL; the protein is encoded by the coding sequence ATGGCAAAAGAAAAGTTGTGGGGTGGTAGGTTTAATCTTACCACAGACAAATTAGCAGAGGAGTTCAATGCCTCAATACATTTTGATAAAAATCTTTACCCATACGATATAGAGGGCAGTATAGCCCATTGCAGGATGCTTGCAAAACAGGGTATCATAACAAAGGAAGAATCTGATCAGATTATAAACGGCCTTAAAATCATAAAGGAAGAGATCGAAAATGGGCAATTTGTATTTAAAACAGAAGATGAAGATATCCACATGGCCGTTGAAAAACGGCTCAAAGAGCTGATAGGCTCCCCAGCAGGCAAACTCCACACAGCAAGAAGTAGGAACGATCAGGTGGCTACTGATTTCAGACTATTTTTAAGAAGCAATATAGATGAGATACAAAAAAGCCTCAAACAACTCATGTCAACCATTATAACAAAAGCCGAATCCCACCTGGAAGTTATCATGCCCGGCTACACACATTTACAAACTGCACAGCCTATTCTGTTTTCCCACTGGATAATGGCCTATTTCCACATGCTATTAAGGGATTTTCAACGCTTTGATGATTGTAAAAAAAGGCTAAACTACTCCCCCTTAGGTTCTGGTGCCTTAGCAGGAACAACCTTTAATATCGATCGTTTCTTTACTGCCAAAGAGTTGGGCTTTGAAGCACCAACAGAAAACAGTATAGATTCTGTAAGTGATAGAGATTTTGCTTTAGAGTTTCTTTCAGCTGCCTCCATCTGTCAGATGCATCTATCACGTTGGGCAGAAGAGCTTATAATATTTTCATCATCTGAATTCAAATTTATTGAGTTTTCTGATGATTTTTGTACAGGTAGTAGCATTATGCCCCAAAAGAAAAACCCAGACATGGTGGAACTAATAAGAGGTAAAACCGGTAGAATCTATGGCAACCTTATCTCTTTACTTACGACGATGAAAGGTCTACCCCTTGCCTACAACAAAGATATGCAAGAGGATAAAGAGCCTGTCTTTGATGCGGTAAATACACTGCTTACATCGCTGAAGATATTTGCCCCAATGATATCAAAAATGAAGATCAACTCGGAGAAAATGTACCGATCTGCACAGTTAGGATACGCTACAGCCACAGATTATGCTGACTACCTCGTCACGAAAGGGATCCCCTTCAGGGAAGCCCATCACATCGTTGGCAAAACAGTAGCCTACGCAATCAGCCAAGAAAAAGATCTTTCAGAACTTACTTTAGGGGAATTCAAGCAGTTTACTGATGTAGTGGATGAAGGGGTTTTTGAAGTAGTTACAGTGGAAAGCTGTATATCGAAAAGGAAGTCCTACGGTGGCACAGCCAAAGAATCTGTCCAACTCCAGATAGATAACGCGAAAAAAATACTAACTTCTTTATAG
- a CDS encoding molybdopterin-dependent oxidoreductase translates to MGYLRDIKCPVFNAEGLREEDLPAVEDYYIEIGGNTKKNGKYLLHDFFGIFNKTVINCRLTSVSRFSVRANWGGVLWKDFMEWLGDADYKYVYFESYGKYVTVVEKEDMFNERIIICSEVEGEPLEFSYGGPVRMVIPNLWGYKSCKWLKRIYFLNEYIVGFWESRGYDDKGLIEPCVLLDVNSGSFKKIKGGEVLDF, encoded by the coding sequence ATGGGATATCTTAGGGATATAAAATGTCCAGTGTTTAATGCTGAGGGTTTAAGAGAAGAGGATTTGCCTGCAGTGGAAGATTATTATATAGAAATAGGTGGAAATACAAAAAAGAATGGTAAGTATTTATTGCATGATTTCTTTGGGATATTTAATAAAACAGTCATAAATTGTAGATTGACATCTGTAAGCCGTTTTAGTGTAAGAGCTAACTGGGGTGGGGTTTTATGGAAAGATTTTATGGAGTGGTTGGGCGATGCGGATTATAAGTATGTATATTTTGAGAGTTATGGAAAGTATGTGACTGTTGTAGAGAAAGAGGATATGTTCAATGAGAGGATAATTATATGTAGTGAAGTGGAGGGTGAGCCCCTCGAATTTTCTTATGGGGGACCTGTGAGAATGGTAATACCAAATCTGTGGGGCTACAAAAGCTGTAAGTGGTTAAAAAGGATATATTTCCTAAATGAATATATTGTTGGTTTTTGGGAGTCAAGGGGTTATGATGATAAAGGTTTGATCGAACCATGTGTGCTTTTAGATGTAAACAGTGGTAGTTTTAAAAAAATAAAAGGTGGAGAGGTCTTGGATTTTTAA
- the crcB gene encoding fluoride efflux transporter CrcB has product MKIFYIGIGGFLGSIARYLVSKYSNILLGDRVPLGTVIVNVTGSFVLGFLYVLSIEKLAVSEHFRLFLGVGFLGAYTTFSTFSVEFVNLLAEGVYFSAFVYWVLNVVVSIVAALVGIYLARL; this is encoded by the coding sequence ATGAAAATTTTTTATATAGGTATTGGTGGCTTTTTAGGGTCGATTGCAAGATATCTGGTATCGAAGTATTCTAACATTTTGTTGGGTGATAGGGTCCCTCTTGGTACAGTTATAGTTAATGTCACTGGTTCCTTTGTGTTAGGATTTTTATATGTGCTGTCGATTGAAAAGTTGGCTGTGAGTGAACATTTCAGGTTGTTTTTGGGTGTAGGTTTTTTGGGGGCTTATACTACCTTTTCTACATTTTCTGTGGAGTTTGTGAATCTTCTGGCGGAGGGGGTTTATTTCAGTGCTTTTGTTTACTGGGTTTTGAATGTGGTAGTAAGTATTGTGGCAGCACTTGTGGGGATATATTTGGCAAGGCTTTGA
- the aroC gene encoding chorismate synthase, whose protein sequence is MAGNSFGRIFRITTFGESHGKAVGVVVDGCPSRIDLSESDIQAELDRRRPGQSELTTPRQEEDKVEILSGVFEGVTTGTPICMVVYNMNQKSKDYDAVKNLFRPGHADYTYQMKYGIRDYRGGGRSSSRETIGRVCAGAIAKKILKKYNIDIFGYVKQVGTVKGHRIARDFVEKNPIRMADPDVYRQAYELILEVKQRGDSVGALIEVIISGVPVGLGEPVFDRINAELAKAIMSIPAVKGIEFGAGFSVVESFGSQNNDEITPYGFMSNNAGGTLGGISSGQDIVFRFAVKPPSSILVPKKTIDLFGNPKEIVTEGRHDPCVAPRVVPIAEAMAALVLVDFMMINKRLEL, encoded by the coding sequence ATGGCTGGAAATAGTTTCGGTAGAATTTTCAGAATAACTACTTTTGGAGAAAGTCATGGTAAGGCCGTGGGTGTAGTGGTAGATGGATGTCCCTCGAGAATTGACCTATCAGAGTCAGATATTCAGGCTGAGCTTGATAGGAGAAGACCCGGCCAAAGTGAACTGACGACACCCCGCCAGGAAGAGGATAAGGTTGAGATTTTAAGTGGTGTTTTTGAGGGTGTTACTACTGGTACACCCATTTGTATGGTTGTCTATAATATGAATCAAAAATCAAAGGATTATGATGCTGTAAAAAATCTTTTTCGGCCTGGTCATGCTGACTATACCTATCAGATGAAGTATGGTATAAGGGACTATAGGGGAGGTGGAAGGTCATCTTCCAGGGAGACAATTGGTAGGGTTTGTGCTGGAGCTATTGCTAAAAAAATTTTGAAAAAATACAATATAGATATCTTTGGATATGTGAAGCAAGTGGGTACTGTTAAGGGGCATAGAATAGCCAGAGATTTTGTGGAAAAAAATCCAATTAGAATGGCTGATCCAGATGTTTATAGACAAGCCTATGAGCTTATATTGGAGGTAAAGCAAAGGGGAGATTCTGTAGGTGCTCTTATCGAGGTGATTATTTCTGGTGTTCCTGTGGGTCTTGGTGAGCCTGTTTTCGATAGAATAAATGCGGAACTTGCCAAGGCTATAATGTCTATACCGGCGGTTAAGGGTATAGAGTTTGGTGCTGGTTTTTCTGTGGTGGAATCTTTTGGGAGTCAAAACAATGATGAGATCACCCCCTACGGTTTTATGTCTAACAATGCAGGGGGAACGCTGGGAGGTATAAGCTCAGGTCAAGATATTGTCTTCAGGTTTGCAGTAAAACCTCCTTCCTCAATACTTGTGCCTAAAAAGACAATAGATCTTTTTGGTAACCCTAAGGAGATAGTTACAGAGGGTAGACACGATCCTTGTGTGGCTCCAAGGGTGGTACCGATAGCTGAGGCTATGGCTGCCCTTGTTTTGGTTGACTTTATGATGATAAATAAAAGACTCGAACTATAA